Sequence from the Pseudomonadota bacterium genome:
ACGGGGATGCTGAACGCCCAGCGTGCCAATTATGCCAAACACCGCAATCTGCTCGGGCCCAACATGATCGCCAACTACGAGGAGGGCTTGCGCTACTCGGCCGCCGACGTCGCCTGGGCGCAAGCCGAGCAGACACGCATCTACCGCGCGGTCCAGGCAGTCTACGAGGACTACGATCTGATCTTGTCGCCGACGGTCGCCATCCCGCCGTTCCCGTGGAGCCAGCTCTACATGAACGAGATCAACGGCAAGCGGCTGAATACGTATTACCATTGGTTCTCGCTCACCTACATGATCTCGCTGACCGGCAACCCCAGCCTGTCATTGCCGATGGGCCTCGAGCCGACGGGAACACCGTTCGGCCTGATGATCACGGGGCCCGCCGCGGCCGATCTCTTCACGCTCTCGGCCGCGCATTCGATCGAGCAGGCCGTCGCCGGCGACAAAGAGCTCTGCCGCCCGGTACCGGATTTGAAGAAGCTGGCGAAGGCCGCCCCGATCACCCGTGACTACAAGGTGACCACACCCCCGCTCGACCGGAAGCCGTGGCGGGGGATCGGCTAATGCAAGCTGGTTGCGGGACTGGTATTCGGACCTAGGCGGGCGGAGGTCGAGATCGCTACAATCCGACCGATTTCAGCAGCTTAGCGATCGTGTGTGGTGCCCGCGTTGCAATCGCCGACGAGGGACACCGCTCGCTTGTGCCGGCCCATGGCCGGGTCTACCGTTGCCGGAAAGGAAATAAGTTTCCGACAGGTAAGGCTCACCAAAGAGGAGATCGGCCATGACACTCAGGGGAAATCGCGGCTTGACGTGGCTCCTGGCCTCGGTCGCCGGGCTGGCGTTTGCCGGCGGCGATGCCGTGGCCCAGCAATTCACCTGCCCGAAGAAGGGCGGCGAGTTCGTCTTCGGCCAGGAAGCCAAGGTCAACAGCCTTGACATGCATACCTCCTCGGCGATCTCGACCCGCAACGTCGCCATGAACATCTTCGAGTCCCTGATGACCCGGGACAACAATTTTAGCCCGATACTCGAGCTGGCGCAGTCGGTGGACATGAGCCAGGACGGCAAGACCTACGTCTTCAAGCTGAGGCAGGGAGTCAAGTTCCACAACGGCAAGCCCATGACCGCCGCCGATGTGGTTGCCTCCTTCGACCGCTACAAGCCGATCGGCATCGACCGCGGCATCCTCGACATCGTCGAGGGCTGGGATGCGCCCGATGCGTCCACCTTCGTCATCCATATGAAGGCGCCGCAGCCGACCTTCCTCGACAATCTGAGCTCGTTCCTGGTGCCGATCGTGATCGTTCCGGCAGAGAACGCCAAGGCGCCGGTGATGCAGCTCGAGCCGGTGGGCACCGGCCCGTGGCAATTCGTCGAGTTCGTGCCCGACAGCCACGTGAAGCTGAAGCGGTTCGACGCCTATACGCCGGATAGCCGCTTCAAGGACATCGACGGCTTCGGCGGCTACAAGCTCGCCTGCGTCGACAGCGTCAGTTTCCGCATCGTGACCGAGCCCGGTGCCCGCGTCGCCGGCATCGAGACCGGCGAGCTGCAAGGTGTGGAGGACGTGCCGACGAAGTCCCAGGAGCGTTTGAAGCAGAACAAGGACGTGGTGCTGAAGCCGCTCTACAATTGGTGGATTCAGATCGCCATGGCCAACGTCTCGGCACCGCCCACCGACAATCTCAAGTTCCGCCAGGCGGTGCAGGCCGCCCTCGACATGGACGAGATCATGGAGGCGGCCTCCGACGGCGCCTACAAGCTCAATGTCGGCTACCAGTATCCGGGCCAAGCCGCTTACACCGACGCCGGCAAGGAGACCTACAACCAGAAGAACCCGGCGAAGGCGAAGCAGCTCCTGGCCGAGGCCGGCTACAAGGGCGAGGAGATGGTCCTCTTGACCAACCGCGACTACACCAGCATGTACAATGCCGCCCTGGTCATGTCCGAGCAGCTCAAAGCCATCGGCGTCAATGCGAAGCTCTTGGTGCTGGATTGGCCGGCGACCATTGCGATGCGGACGACGAGCAGCACCGGCTGGAACTGGTTCTTCACCGGCCTCGGCACCGACCCGGTGCTGGGCCCGGTTGCCGGCATCCGCACCTTCGCCGCTCCCAACAGCGTCTATAAGCCGAAGTCCCCCGAGGAGGCCGACAAGCCGTTCAACGCCGCCTTCGGCGAAATGGTGAACGGCGCCACGCCGGAGATCCGCAAGGCCGCCTTCGCCACCGCGCAAAAGCGTCTCCTGGAGCAAGTCTATGCGCTGCCCTTCGGCTCCTTGACCAAGGTGCAGGCGGTCAGGGCGAACGTGCAGAACTATCGTCCCTACCGCATCCCGCGCGCAGCCAACGTCTACTTCTCGGGATGAGCAGAGCTGTTCTACCCTCCCCGTCGCTTGCGCGGCGGGGAGTGG
This genomic interval carries:
- a CDS encoding ABC transporter substrate-binding protein gives rise to the protein MTLRGNRGLTWLLASVAGLAFAGGDAVAQQFTCPKKGGEFVFGQEAKVNSLDMHTSSAISTRNVAMNIFESLMTRDNNFSPILELAQSVDMSQDGKTYVFKLRQGVKFHNGKPMTAADVVASFDRYKPIGIDRGILDIVEGWDAPDASTFVIHMKAPQPTFLDNLSSFLVPIVIVPAENAKAPVMQLEPVGTGPWQFVEFVPDSHVKLKRFDAYTPDSRFKDIDGFGGYKLACVDSVSFRIVTEPGARVAGIETGELQGVEDVPTKSQERLKQNKDVVLKPLYNWWIQIAMANVSAPPTDNLKFRQAVQAALDMDEIMEAASDGAYKLNVGYQYPGQAAYTDAGKETYNQKNPAKAKQLLAEAGYKGEEMVLLTNRDYTSMYNAALVMSEQLKAIGVNAKLLVLDWPATIAMRTTSSTGWNWFFTGLGTDPVLGPVAGIRTFAAPNSVYKPKSPEEADKPFNAAFGEMVNGATPEIRKAAFATAQKRLLEQVYALPFGSLTKVQAVRANVQNYRPYRIPRAANVYFSG